The DNA window ggattcaagagacggtgctcaataacccctatgctcctctcccaagagtgagaccaacgctcaaatccaagatcacttactatgaattcctcagagaggaatgatgattacaaacttgctgtgatgctcacaactcaatcacgcaatcacaagcgacgcctagccatctaggagtttgaagctccaagagtaacaaactagaatccacgggctagacttggatgatgtgctcaagagatggaatcgaggcttacttgcacaaatcttagctcttacaacaatctcacttcaatcccctaagaaaatcactcaagaatggagcaaatgggaagtgagagggctctcttttgctTGTAGGCAGTTCTGATcaaaaatgagcaagagagggagaaatgaaggggtatggggagtatttataccccctcacacagaaactagccgttgggaaaagggtacccggatactccgggtatatgtccggatactccggacacttgGGTCCGGACACTCCGGACCAGAGAGTTTTGCGGACAGGTAACAGTAACTCGGAGACTCcaggtatatgtccggatactccggacactctgTCCGGATATTCCGAACTggaacccggacactccgggttagataGAGAATTTCACAAGAAGTCCCTTTTTAAGTGGTAGGATTGTTTCTCATagtttttgtaggttctcttgagtaCAACTACCACGTCCACGcttgtggatcaaagtccctcttgatagtacggcgttcctatactcaaattcaaaaataaaaatcTAGTCTTTTATTACACTTGAGAACATCACTTTTCATATTCTTTTTTGAGGGTTCATGCTTCATTATATGCTTTGCTCAGTCACCCTTAGTAtgtgcacacatgcttaataacacgattaaatatacatgtgctttatcatctatcaccaaaacccactaaggggcctagatttCTTTCAAAGCCGCGCATCACCCGTGAGCTCCTGGACATCGCCACAAACCACGCCTTCGGCAAGGAGGCGGTCGGGGCGGTCTTCACCGATGGCCGGACCATGGGAAAGGGCAAGCGGGTGGAGCCGGATGAGGGCCCCTCCTCAAGGcatgagaagaagaagaagagggaccGACATCGCCCCAACCCCAACACGGTCGCGGTGACCGACCGAGCGGGCAAGCGACAAGGCAACAACGACCATTTTGAGCAGCTCCTGGAGAAGCCGTGCACCAACCACGGCTACCCCGACAAGCACAAGCTCAAGGATTGCGAGTTTCGTAAGAGGATGCTAGATCATCCTAGCAAGCGCAAGGGCGGGGACCACGACAAGGAGGCGCCCAAGGAGTAGGGTGCACCGGCCAAGGACGGGAACACATTCCCCGACCTGGACAGTTGCCTCATGACCTTTGGAGGTTCTGAGGACGACTGCACCAAGCGCCAACACAAGGTCCGCCTCCAGGAGGCCGTATCCGCTGCCAAAAGCTCTGTTCCCAAATTCTTCCGTTGATCGAGCACTTCGATCACCTTTGATCGGGGTGACGACCCACCCAATGTTCCCTAACCGGGGAGCTACCCTCTCCTTGTCAACCCCATCATCGGCAACAAGTGCCTAACCAAGTTGCTAATGGACGGGGGTAGCAGCATCAACATCCTATATGTTGAGACCCTCGACACCATGGGCATCTTGCGGTCCAAGCTCCGAACATCCGTCTTCCCCTTCCTTGGGATCATCCCAGGCTTGAGGGCATACCCCCTGGGGAATATAGAGCTGTCGATCATGTTCGGTAACCACATCAACTTCCGCACCGAGACCCTGATCTTCAAGGTAGTGGATTTGAGGGATCGTACTACGCCATCCTCGGGCGTCCGTGCtacgccaaattcatggcggtTCCCAACTACACCTACCTCAAGCTGAAGATGTCGGGGCTGAACGATGTCATCACACTCAGCGGCTCTTTCGAGCAGGCGTACGCCTGCTGTCGTGAGCACTTCAAGCTTGCCACCGCCATCGCCAACTCCGCCGAGCTCCAAAAGCTTCGTCGGATGGTGAAGGAGAGCACCCCTGACACCAACGAGCCGACTTCGTCCAGCGCATTCTGCCCGACCGAGGACACCAAGGTGATCGGTGTTGACCCCAACGACCCGACCAAGGCCGTGCTAGAGTTTGGAGAGTAAAAAGTAAAGGCAATAATTATTGAATCCATTGGGGATCACCCTCAATCGGCCTTAGCCTTCATATATATAGGTCGGGGAAGTCTTACCACTTCACGAGTCTGTTtacaaagattatgatttacaAAATCTAAACCTACTCAGATTACAGCAGACTTAACCGGTCTGGCCGGTCGGCCTCGGTCCTCGCCAGTTCTGGCTGTCAACAGGATTCCATGGGATGGTGCACCACTGGATCTTAATCACCGTAGGAACAAGGCCCGCTAGGAACCACCTGCAGCTGTGGGCTTTAGAAACTATTTACGGGCCTTTCTCTACTTCTTAATTGATTCTGCGTGGACTGTTTTCTTCTTTATTTTTTTCCCTAAGGGCTTCTCTTCTTTACCTGCGGGCTATCTTCGTCTTTCCCTGAGCGATTCTTTTCGTTGTCTATGTGCATGCATCTTTTTATTGGTGCTTTGAACTTGTGGTTAAGGTACCAGTTACCGCAAGAAATTTTAACTCAACAAGTGATCATGGATCAACTACTCTTATTAAAAAAAGGTTGACCAGCCACTTTAACAAAACGTTAGTTGAGCCGACGACATTTCAAAGATTTGCTGAGTCAACAAGAAATGTTGGCTCAAATAGTTTCACAAAAAAGTTGAGGCAACATTTTCAAAGAAATTTTTAGTCAAGAAAATCTTGGATCAACTAATCTTGTATAAAAGTTAAGCCAACATTTTTAGAGAAATGTTGGATGAAATAGTCCTATAAAAGTTGAGGCAATCTTTTGAAAAAATGTTGAGCCAACATTTTAAGAGAAATGTTGGATCAAATAGCCTTATAAAAAGCCGTGGTAACCTTTTCAAAGAAATGTTAAGCCAACATTTTCAAAGGAATGTTTAGTCAACAAGAAATATTGGACAAACTAATATTATAAAAAAAGTTGACCCAGCAAAAGATGTTGATTCCGGAAGAAATATTGGATCGCTGCTATATAAATTACTGAGGCAATAAGAAATGTTAGATTTGCTCTAATAGGAAAAAGTTGGTCCAACTTTGAGAAATGTTGAGGAGCCAAACAAGAGATCGGAGATCAGCAGACTTCTCAAAAGTATTAAGCCAACAGAATGTTTGATCAACTAGTGTTTAAGGAAAATGCTGCATATTGACATAGGTGCGGCCGTGTGGGCCTATTATTTGCAATACAAAAATATAAAAGAGGCTGAAATGCTGAACACGCCCACCGGTAAATATGTGGCCGGCCTGCTGCGATCCCGCGGACGAGATCACAAAGAAAAGCCCAGCGTATTTATTTAAAATGTACATAGTGACCACAAGGTTGATATATCCATCCGAGCTACAAATACGGGCCTCTGCACGAAAGCTTCGGAGCCCAATGGGCCTTGGACCTCGCGGTCCTCCTTTGAAATGCTTTGCAGTGCGAAGTAGGCCGCGGAAGCAGTGAAGCCCATGGGCGTGGAAAGAAGCCGTGCGCTTTCTCAGTGTTTCCTGCTTCATTTTCTGTTTTGTACCACATGACACATGATTAATCTTGCAGAGCAAAAGCAAATCTGGAAAAATCATCCAACCGCTGTTCCTCATAACTAGCCCCGGTATAAATTTCTTCCTTTTTTCAGAAACTTTCACTTGCAAAGATGTGCAAAACATTACAAATGATAGTCCTGATGAACGCAGAGATATCACAGCAGCACGTCAGTACAACACCAAGACATGCATCTCAGGGGTGCACAAAGATTTTGTGCCCGTTCTGAAGTTTCAGCGAATTTCTTCTCATCTCGCAGAAGAATACACAAAAGGCTTTGGCGCTCGCTGCTTGGACACTGCAGAGGTGGCAACGCCATGGCGGTCGCCCTGCCCGGCCTGGCACCCGGAGAAGAGCTACTAGCGGTTGCCATCTGGTCCCTCCTCCC is part of the Panicum hallii strain FIL2 chromosome 2, PHallii_v3.1, whole genome shotgun sequence genome and encodes:
- the LOC112881066 gene encoding uncharacterized protein LOC112881066, with amino-acid sequence MDGGSSINILYVETLDTMGILRSKLRTSVFPFLGIIPGLRAYPLGNIELSIMFGSGFEGSYYAILGRPCYAKFMAVPNYTYLKLKMSGLNDVITLSGSFEQAYACCREHFKLATAIANSAELQKLRRMVKESTPDTNEPTSSSAFCPTEDTKVIGVDPNDPTKAVLEFGE